The following are from one region of the Corythoichthys intestinalis isolate RoL2023-P3 chromosome 17, ASM3026506v1, whole genome shotgun sequence genome:
- the LOC130905657 gene encoding gastrula zinc finger protein XlCGF57.1-like isoform X3, with amino-acid sequence MSDVSQVHRPELQESARIGEEDKKESPYIKVEEEFVHIKEEQEEYFIRVENPLIEEKQESQPLKKEEENPSYVKEEVVDVPKWTGEPLKGEDGGSSEARRGAEPPSGSGSSTEGSQADNLIAQPHSLFCFRRYLVAEWQEPQFTGIREDVELPQIKEEEPEPCQQKQFPIKKEAEELPYVKEEEGIITRSTGEPLMSEDGPSEASGGAKPPSGGSSSSTTEGLQGDIFIAPSDRNGATSLYPYNDDGHKIAQSEDKCPQCGKTFANRYSCRRHMRSHTGEKPFVCSICGQRFSHKSTLNIHTRNHTGEKPFSCSVCDKRFTLKEGLTQHTRTHTGEKPFVCSFCGQRFGYKSALKRHTQIHSGDKPFSCSVCGQRFSQSQRLKTHATTHTGEKPFVCSVCGQRFALKEHLTQHTRTHTGEKPFTCSVCGQRFSLKSTLKIHTRTHTGEKPFSCSVCCQRFTRKIQLKTHTRTHTGEKPFVCLVCGQGFSLKGTLKIHTRTHTGEKPFCCSVCGQRFTLKEHLTQHTRTHTGEKPFSCSVCAQRFSKKANLKMHTITHTGDKPFSCSVCGQGFTRKQTLKRHKRTHTGVKPFSCSVCGKKISLKSNLKTHIRTHTGEKSFSCSVCGQGFTRKAQIKIHVCLGVRSSGQ; translated from the exons ATGTCAGTCAAGTGCATCGTCCTGAACTCCAGGAATCTGCTCGCATAGGAGAAGAGGACAAGAAAGAGTCTCCATACATCAAGGTGGAGGAAGAATTTGTCCACattaaagaggagcaggaagagTATTTCATTAGAGTTGAAAACCCCCTTATTGAAGAGAAGCAGGAATCTCAACCtctcaaaaaggaggaggagaaCCCTTCATATGTTAAAGAGGAGGTGGTGGACGTCCCCAAGTGGACGGGTGAGCCCTTGAAGGGTGAAGATGGAGGTTCGAGTGAGGCCAGAAGAGGGGCGGAGCCTCCGAGTGGCAGCGGCAGTTCAACAGAAGGATCCCAAGCAGACAACCTCATTGCTCAACCACACTCGCTGTTCT gtttcagaaGATATCTTGTTGCTGAGTGGCAGGAGCCACAATTTACTGGCATTAGAGAGGATGTTgagctcccccaaatcaaagaggaggagccagagccctgtcaacagaagcaatttccaatcaaaaaggaggcGGAAGAGCTGCCATATGTTAAAGAAGAGGAAGGTATTATCACCAGGTCGACTGGTGAGCCCTTGATGAGTGAAGATGGTCCGAGTGAGGCCAGCGGTGGGGCGAAACCTCCAAGTggcggcagcagcagcagcacaacAGAAGGATTGCAAGGAGACATTTTCATTGCTCCATCAGATAGAAATGGCGCCACGTCACTCTATCCTTACAATGATGATGGTCATAAGATAGCTCAGAGTGAAGACAAATGCCctcagtgtgggaaaacctttgcCAATAGGTATTCTTGTCGTAGGCATATGAGgagccacactggcgaaaaaccttttgtctgctcaatttgcggtcaaagattcagtcacaagagcaccttaaacatacacacacgaaaccacactggggaaaaacctttttcctgctcagtttgtgataaaagattCACTCTGAAGGAAGGCTTAacacaacacacaagaacccacactggtgaaaaaccttttgtctgctcatTTTGTGGCCAAAGATTCGGTTACAAGAGCGCCTTAAAAAGACACACACAAATCCACAGTGGTgacaaacctttttcctgctcagtttgcggtCAAAGGTTCTCTCAATCACAACGCTTAAAAACACACGCaacaacccacactggtgaaaaaccttttgtctgctcagtttgCGGTCAAAGATTCGCTCTGAAGGAACACTTAacacaacacacaagaacccacactggagaaaagccttttacctgttcagtttgtggtcaaagattcagtctCAAGAGCAccttaaaaatacacacaagaacccacactggagaaaaacctttttcttgcTCAGTTTGTTGCCAAAGATTCACTCGCAAGATCcaattaaaaacacacacaagaacccacactggtgaaaaaccttttgtctgcttagtttgtggtcaaggattcagtctCAAGGGCACCTTAAAAATTCACACAAGAactcacactggcgaaaaacctttttgctgctcagtttgtggtcaaagatttacTCTGAAGGAACACTTAacacaacacacaagaacccacactggagaaaaacctttttcctgctcagtatgTGCCCAACGATTCTCTAAAAAGGCTAACTTAAAAATGCACACCATAACCCACACTGGAgacaaacctttttcctgctcagtttgtggtcaaggattcactcgAAAGCAAACATTAAAAAGACACAAAAGAACTCACACGGGAgttaaacctttttcctgctcagtttgtggtaaaaaaatctctttaaaaagcaacttaaaaacacacataagaactcacactggagaaaaatctttttcctgctcagtttgtggtcaaggattcactcgGAAGGCTCAGATTAAGATACACGTGTGTCTTGGTGTGAGAAGCAGTGGCCAATAA